The following proteins are encoded in a genomic region of Pyrus communis chromosome 11, drPyrComm1.1, whole genome shotgun sequence:
- the LOC137749195 gene encoding fasciclin-like arabinogalactan protein 7, with product MELPVVCMLLLLCSSAAYAQKAKPPSPSFSPTPAPAPAPDFVNLTALLTVAGPFHTFLNYLQSTKVLETFQDQANKTEEGITIFVPSDSAFTALKKPSLSNLTADQLKSVILFHALPHYYTLADFKNLSESSPIPTFAGGDYTLNFTDASGSPHLTSGWSNTKVSSSVYSTDPVAVYQVDKVLLPEAIFGTDIPPTPAPAPAPDIAPAADAPTADGGSSRGSSPGKSSSYRIISWGIWGHLLLAVSGGLALIL from the coding sequence ATGGAACTTCCTGTGGTTTGCATGCTACTGCTTCTGTGTTCTTCAGCAGCATATGCTCAAAAAGCCAaacctccctctccctctttcaGCCCTACTCCAGCCCCAGCCCCAGCGCCAGATTTCGTGAACCTCACGGCTTTACTCACCGTGGCCGGCCCCTTCCACACCTTCCTTAACTACCTTCAGTCTACCAAAGTGCTTGAGACCTTCCAAGACCAAGCCAACAAAACCGAGGAAGGCATCACTATCTTTGTCCCAAGTGACAGTGCCTTCACAGCTCTTAAGAAGCCCTCTTTGTCCAATCTCACCGCTGACCAGCTCAAGTCCGTCATCTTATTCCATGCCTTGCCGCATTACTACACTCTAGCTGACTTCAAAAACCTCAGTGAATCAAGCCCGATTCCTACCTTTGCCGGCGGAGATTACACTTTGAACTTCACTGATGCTTCAGGCTCTCCGCACCTTACCTCAGGATGGTCAAACACAAAAGTGAGCAGCAGCGTGTACTCGACAGATCCTGTTGCAGTTTACCAAGTTGACAAGGTTCTTCTACCCGAGGCAATCTTTGGTACTGACATTCCTCCAACCCCAGCTCCAGCACCAGCTCCTGACATTGCACCAGCTGCAGATGCTCCAACCGCTGACGGAGGCTCATCTCGAGGATCTTCACCGGGAAAATCTTCGTCTTACAGGATTATCAGCTGGGGCATTTGGGGTCACTTGCTTTTGGCAGTCTCAGGTGGCCTGGCTTTGATCTTGTGA
- the LOC137709532 gene encoding fimbrin-5-like — translation MSAFEGVIVSDTWLQSQFTQVELRTLKSKFLSIRNQSGRVTLGDLPPVFAKLKAFSEMFNEDEIKSILLESGKDTGEDTDFESYLRAHLNLQARANAKSGGSKQSSFLKATTTTVHHAINTSEKSSYVAHINGYLAEDPFLKKYLPLDPSTNALFDLAKDGVLLCKLINIAVPGTIDERAINTKAVLNPWERNENHTLCLNSAKAIGCTVVNIGTQDLVEARPHLVLGLISQIIKIQLLADLNLKKTPQLVELVDDSQDVEELLGLPPDKVLLKWMNFHLKKAGYEKQVTNFSSDVKDGEAYAYLLNALAPEHSGPAALDMKDPTARANLVLEQAEKLDCKRYLTPKDIVEGSPNLNLAFVAQIFQHRNGLSADSKKMSFAEMMTDDAETSREERCFRLWINSLGTATYVNNLFEDVRNGWVLLEVLDKISSGSVNWKKASKPPIKMPFRKVENANQVIEIGKQLNFSLVNVAGNDIVQGNKKLVLAFLWQLMRFSMLQLLRNLRSHSQDKAGKEITDADILNWANKKVKKAGRNSQVESFKDKNLSSGVFFLELLSSVEPRVVNWSLATKGETEEDKKLNATYIISVARKLGCSIFLLPEDIIEVNQKMMLTLTASIMYWSLQQPGGEAESNLTTPDGSPTASADGEKEAALASAVSNLSMDKAASNHTSPQTEHENPSKVENGKTGTYDER, via the exons ATGTCTGCGTTTGAAGGAGTTATTGTTTCTGACACATGGCTGCAGAGCCAATTCACTCAAGTCGAGCTTCGCACCCTCAAATCGAAA TTTCTTTCGATAAGGAATCAGTCTGGTCGAGTCACATTGGGAGATTTGCCGCCTGTTTTTGCGAAATTGAAGGCTTTCAGTGAAATGTTTAATGAAGATGAGATTAAATCAATCTTGTTGGAGTCGGGCAAGGACACTGGCGAAGATACTGATTTTGAGTCCTATCTTCGG GCACATTTGAATTTGCAAGCGCGTGCAAATGCAAAATCTGGTGGTTCAAAACAATCTTCCTTTCTCAAGGCAACCACAACAACGGTTCACCACGCAATTAATACATCTGAGAAGTCTTCTTATGTTGCCCACATTAATGGCTACCTGGCAGAAGATCCATTCTTGAAGAAGTATCTTCCCTTGGATCCATCTACAAATGCTCTATTTGATCTTGCAAAAGATGGAGTACTACTCTG TAAGCTTATCAATATAGCTGTTCCTGGGACTATAGATGAGCGAGCTATCAACACTAAAGCAGTCCTTAATCCGTGGGAGAGGAATGAGAACCATACCCTTTGTCTTAATTCTGCAAAGGCTATCGGCTGTACTGTAGTTAATATTGGCACACAGGACTTGGTTGAAGCAAGA CCCCATCTTGTACTTGGCTTGATTTCTCAAATAATCAAG ATTCAACTGTTAGCTGATCTCAATCTGAAGAAAACTCCACAACTCGTGGAATTGGTGGATGACAGCCAG GATGTAGAGGAGCTCTTGGGTCTGCCACCCGATAAGGTTCTActaaaatggatgaattttcATCTGAAGAAAGCTGGCTACGAAAAGCAAGTCACAAACTTTTCTTCTGATGTAAAG GATGGAGAGGCTTATGCTTACCTGCTTAATGCTCTTGCACCAGAGCACTCGGGCCCCGCTGCCTTGGATATGAAAGATCCTACAGCAAGAGCAAACCTGGTTCTTGAGCAAGCAGAGAAATTGGATTGCAAAAGATACCTTACTCCGAAAGACATTGTTGAGGGCTCACCAAATCTTAACCTTGCATTTGTTGCACAAATTTTCCAGCACAG AAATGGCCTGTCTGCTGATAGTAAAAAAATGTCCTTTGCTGAGATGATGACAGATGATGCTGAAACTTCTCGAGAAGAGAGATGCTTCCGGCTGTGGATTAACAGTCTTGGAACTGCTACCTATGTCAATAATCTTTTCGAAGATGTCAGAAATGG ATGGGTTCTTTTAGAAGTGCTTGACAAAATTTCTTCAGGATCAGTCAACTGGAAGAAGGCATCAAAGCCTCCAATAAAAATGCCATTTAGAAAAGTCGAGAACGCCAACCAAGTTATAGAGATTGGAAAGCAATTAAATTTCTCCCTTGTGAATGTAGCAGGGAATGACATTGTGCAAGGAAATAAGAAGCTCGTACTTG CATTTTTATGGCAGTTGATGAGGTTTAGTATGCTTCAACTCTTGAGAAACTTGAGATCCCACTCCCAAGATAAAGCGGGTAAAGAGATTACTGATGCCGACATTCTAAATTGGGCGAACAAAAAAGTTAAGAAGGCGGGTAGAAACTCCCAAGTGGAGAGTTTCAAG GATAAAAATCTCTCAAGTGGAGTCTTCTTCCTCGAGCTTCTTAGTTCTGTGGAGCCAAGGGTGGTGAATTGGAGTCTTGCCACAAAGGGGGAAACTG AGGAAGATAAGAAGTTGAATGCAACGTATATAATCAGTGTGGCCAGAAAGCTAGGTTGCTCCATTTTCTTGTTACCAGAGGACATTATAGAG GTAAACCAGAAGATGATGCTTACTTTGACTGCAAGCATCATGTACTGGAGTCTGCAGCAACCGGGAGGGGAGGCGGAATCAAACCTTACCACTCCTGACGGGTCCCCTACAGCTTCTGCTGATGGCGAGAAGGAAGCAGCTTTGGCAAGTGCAGTCTCTAATTTGTCCATGGACAAAGCTGCTTCAAACCATACCTCCCCACAGACAGAACACGAGAATCCCTCGAAGGTCGAAAATGGAAAAACCGGCACTTATGACGAAAGGTGA